In the Streptomyces fradiae ATCC 10745 = DSM 40063 genome, one interval contains:
- a CDS encoding trans-aconitate 2-methyltransferase, with the protein MQSAPMWDPHQYLRHAGHRGRPFLDLLARIPELPAEKEGRPARIADIGCGPGNVTALLADRWPDARITGFDLSREMLDRAEADHAGPTPGGGAIDFRRADAARWTPDEPYDLIVSNAALQWVPGHADSFGDWLDGIVPGGTLAFQVPANFTSPSHALLAEMCESPRWRDRLGDHGRRYVHILEATEYLERLADLGCAADVWETVYAQLLQGEDPVLDWVKGTALRPVLTALGEDAEAVAEFLSHYRDLLRKAYPPGPHGTVFPYRRVFAVGRKEC; encoded by the coding sequence ATGCAGTCCGCACCGATGTGGGACCCTCACCAGTATCTGCGCCACGCGGGACACCGCGGCCGCCCGTTCCTCGACCTGCTGGCCAGGATTCCCGAGCTGCCCGCCGAGAAGGAGGGCCGCCCCGCGCGCATCGCGGACATCGGCTGCGGCCCCGGCAATGTGACGGCCCTGCTCGCGGACCGCTGGCCGGACGCCCGGATCACCGGCTTCGACCTCTCGCGGGAGATGCTCGACCGGGCGGAGGCGGACCACGCCGGTCCCACGCCGGGCGGCGGTGCGATCGACTTCCGGCGCGCCGACGCGGCCCGGTGGACGCCGGACGAGCCGTACGACCTGATCGTCTCCAACGCGGCGCTCCAGTGGGTCCCCGGCCACGCCGACTCCTTCGGCGACTGGCTGGACGGCATCGTCCCCGGCGGCACCCTCGCCTTCCAGGTCCCGGCCAACTTCACCTCGCCCAGTCACGCGCTGCTCGCCGAGATGTGCGAGTCGCCGCGCTGGCGCGACCGGCTCGGCGACCACGGGCGGCGCTACGTCCACATCCTGGAGGCGACGGAGTACCTGGAGCGGCTGGCCGACCTCGGCTGCGCGGCCGACGTGTGGGAGACGGTGTACGCCCAGCTCCTCCAGGGCGAGGACCCCGTCCTCGACTGGGTCAAGGGCACGGCGCTGCGGCCCGTCCTCACCGCGCTGGGGGAGGACGCCGAGGCGGTCGCGGAGTTCCTGTCCCACTACCGGGACCTGC
- a CDS encoding MarR family winged helix-turn-helix transcriptional regulator, whose amino-acid sequence MEDEVDRLVAAWRRERPDLDVEPLEVLSRVSRLARHLDRARRLAFAEHQLEPWEFDVLTSLRRAGAPYQLSPGQLLTQTLVTSGTMTNRIDRLAKKGLVERLPDPTDRRGVLVRLTAEGRDRADQALSGLLDQERAILSRLSRAERAGLAALLRQLTAPFDNIPG is encoded by the coding sequence ATGGAGGACGAGGTCGACCGGCTGGTCGCTGCATGGCGCCGCGAGCGCCCGGACCTCGACGTGGAGCCGCTCGAGGTGCTGAGCCGGGTGTCCCGCCTGGCCCGCCACCTGGACCGGGCGCGCCGTCTGGCCTTCGCCGAGCACCAGCTGGAGCCGTGGGAGTTCGACGTCCTGACGTCGCTGCGCCGCGCGGGCGCCCCGTACCAGCTCTCCCCCGGCCAGCTCCTCACCCAGACGCTCGTCACGTCCGGCACGATGACCAACCGCATCGACCGGCTCGCGAAGAAGGGCCTCGTGGAGCGGCTCCCCGATCCGACGGACCGGCGCGGCGTCCTCGTCCGGCTGACCGCCGAGGGACGGGACCGCGCCGACCAGGCGCTGTCCGGGCTGCTGGACCAGGAGCGGGCCATCCTCTCCCGGCTGTCGCGCGCCGAGCGCGCCGGTCTGGCGGCGCTGCTACGCCAGCTGACCGCCCCGTTCGACAACATCCCCGGCTGA